In a single window of the Bactrocera dorsalis isolate Fly_Bdor chromosome 2, ASM2337382v1, whole genome shotgun sequence genome:
- the LOC125776327 gene encoding uncharacterized protein LOC125776327, with protein MDYLKKKKVAVALLTIATLKLKKKNQKRKTNPKQRSIWVRNWLERRNTNGAYETTLREFREVDNQKFLFKNYVRMNENNFNELLQLISPLIKKKDTCFREAIPASHRLACTLRFLATGDSYKSLSAFFRIAPNTISKFVPEVCDAIYSQLRNTYLKIPSTKEEWTEVASKFDLLWNFPNCIGAVDGKHVVMIAPAKSGSTFYNYKGTHSIVLMAVVDASYKYLYIDVGCNGRISDGGVFSKCSLQYALDTDSLNLPPPRHLLGGEMNVPFVLVADDAFKMQNYLMKPYPGRILSGSKRIFNYRLSRARRIVENAFGIMMKRFEIFSRPMKLNPNKTTRVTLACCALHNFLMTKNISYATGLVDSCTEDGNIIEGARVNISIPTFESATEDISISYISNEAKTIREEFENYFMSPDGELPWQYKFI; from the exons aTGGATtatttgaagaagaaaaaagttgcaGTTGCTCTGCTTACCATTGCAACATTAAAgctgaaaaagaaaaatcagaAACGTAAAACAAATCCTAAACAACGTAGTATCTGGGTGAGAAATTGGCTGGAAAGAAGAAATACTAATGGTGCATATGAAACGACTTTACGTGAATTTCGAGAAGTTGATAATCAAaagtttctttttaaaaattacgtgcgaatgaacgaaaacaattttaatgagttACTGCAGCTAATTTCCCcactgattaaaaaaaaagatacatGTTTTCGTGAAGCTATTCCAGCAAGTCATCGTTTGGCCTGCACTCTCCGCTTTTTGGCCACGGGCGATAGCTACAAAAGTCTTTCAGCTTTTTTCCGTATTGCCCCAAACACTATCTCAAAATTTGTTCCTGAAGTTTGTGATGCGATTTACAGTCAACTTCGAAATACTTACCTGAAG ATACCTTCAACAAAAGAAGAATGGACTGAAGTTGCTTCGAAATTCGATTTATTATGGAACTTTCCTAACTGCATAGGAGCAGTTGACGGCAAGCATGTGGTCATGATCGCACCAGCAAAATCAGGAAGTACGTTTTACAACTACAAAGGAACTCACAGCATAGTGCTTATGGCAGTTGTTGATGccagttataaatatttgtatattgacGTCGGCTGCAACGGGCGTATTTCAGATGGTGGTGTTTTCAGTAAATGTTCTCTGCAGTATGCCCTCGATACGGATTCTCTAAATTTACCACCTCCTCGTCATTTATTAGGTGGTGAAATGAATGTACCTTTTGTTTTAGTGGCAGACGATGCATTTAAAATGCAGAATTATTTGATGAAGCCGTATCCTGGTCGCATTTTATCTGGTAGCAAACGTATTTTTAACTATAGGTTATCAAGGGCTAGGAGAATAGTCGAGAACGCATTTGGAATCATGATGAAGCGCTTCGAAATCTTTTCACGACCAATGAAGCTGAATCCAAATAAAACAACGAGAGTGACGTTAGCATGTTGCgcattacacaattttttaatgacaaaaaatataagttatgcTACTGGATTGGTAGATAGCTGCACTGAGGATGGAAATATTATTGAAGGTGCACGCGTTAATATTTCCATACCTACCTTTGAAAGCGCCACAGAGGATATATCAATTTCCTACATAAGCAACGAAGCAAAAACTATCCGTGAAgaatttgaaaactatttcatGTCACCAGACGGCGAATTGCCATGgcagtataaatttatataa
- the LOC125776107 gene encoding uncharacterized protein LOC125776107 has product MNSDDEVFEGVMDNVLDETISSTPSKTKRRKKPQIVSSWTNESTTNLIQAIEMHNCIWEYSCPEYKDRAKRDKAWNNIAEKFPTQEVDGCKAKWANIKTAFSNVKKKMTTKSGQAAGNALPHWPFWSAMQFYCLHDRCKSSSSVSTLDVDADVTPPPTAARSDRKSKPSASDESVTTDAMESAIQFLNKEEDHWHGVGMYLALQMRELSKRNKRAANKLHAELIQVAMNAVLQQDEESLS; this is encoded by the coding sequence atgaaTTCAGACGACGAAGTTTTTGAAGGTGTTATGGACAATGTGCTTGACGAAACCATTTCTTCCACACCCAGCAAAACAAAAAGACGAAAAAAACCACAAATAGTGTCATCATGGACAAATGAAAGCACAACGAATTTGATACAGGCCATTGAAATGCACAATTGTATTTGGGAATATTCCTGCCCAGAATATAAAGATCGCGCCAAAAGAGATAAAGCTTGGAATAACATCGCGGAGAAATTTCCAACCCAAGAAGTTGACGGATGCAAAGCAAAATGGGCGAATATAAAAACGGCATTTtcaaatgtaaagaaaaaaatgacaACTAAATCAGGCCAAGCGGCCGGTAATGCTTTGCCACATTGGCCGTTTTGGTCAGCTATGCAATTCTACTGTTTGCATGATCGCTGCAAGAGTAGTTCGTCCGTCTCAACACTAGATGTGGATGCAGATGTAACGCCACCACCAACAGCTGCCCGAAGTGACAGGAAATCCAAACCCTCTGCATCCGATGAATCAGTGACAACAGATGCAATGGAGAGcgcaatacaatttttaaataaagaagaagaccaCTGGCATGGAGTGGGCATGTATCTTGCACTGCAAATGCGTGAACtatcaaaaagaaataaaagagcaGCAAATAAACTTCACGCGGAATTAATTCAAGTAGCTATGAATGCTGTGTTGCAACAAGATGAGGAAAGTTTATCATAA